One Paenarthrobacter aurescens TC1 DNA window includes the following coding sequences:
- a CDS encoding putative signal transduction histidine kinase (identified by match to protein family HMM PF02518; match to protein family HMM PF07730) translates to MQSPAGAATILRVLRVSLHVGFAVLLLVAIVRLLTGVGTAGTPSPVALTAGLGLSALLAAVYLAGTVLEKRHSSDPSRFNPSKYARWWLAAVMLLWLLLLLVSSDFAWVAFPLFFLQLHLLPRGLALPAIAVSTALLVGTLWFHSRGSSDGGLQLSMILGPVFGAVFAVVTGLAYRALFLEAENQRTVADELRRTRAELARTQHDAGMLAERERLAREIHDTLAQGFSSIVLMGRSAEKALESSDVETARESLKIVQDTASANLAEARSFVRGLRSPDLEQSGLVDTLRRLCEKTETEAAARGSALRCRFELVGAPVELPNTYQTTLLRAAQASLANVWAHAHARAAVVTLSFLGAEVTLDVFDDGIGFEPSTAAGTARGDGTGVGLQSLRERLAALDGSLEIESAPGEGTVVAVRMPLPVDEGAV, encoded by the coding sequence ATGCAGTCTCCCGCTGGCGCCGCCACAATCCTCCGCGTGCTGCGCGTGAGCCTGCATGTCGGTTTCGCGGTCCTGCTGCTGGTGGCAATCGTTCGTTTGCTGACTGGCGTGGGAACCGCCGGGACGCCCTCGCCGGTGGCACTGACCGCCGGTTTGGGGCTTTCCGCCCTGCTGGCTGCCGTCTATCTCGCCGGAACCGTTCTGGAGAAGCGCCATTCAAGCGACCCCTCGCGGTTCAACCCCTCAAAGTACGCACGCTGGTGGCTTGCCGCGGTGATGCTCTTATGGTTGCTCCTCCTCCTGGTCAGCAGCGACTTCGCATGGGTGGCGTTCCCGCTCTTCTTCCTGCAATTGCACCTGCTCCCCCGTGGACTCGCGTTACCCGCGATTGCTGTGAGTACTGCCCTTTTGGTGGGCACGCTGTGGTTCCACAGCCGGGGATCGTCCGACGGCGGCCTGCAGCTTTCGATGATCCTGGGACCGGTGTTCGGGGCCGTCTTTGCGGTGGTTACAGGGCTGGCTTACCGGGCACTGTTCCTGGAAGCCGAAAACCAACGCACAGTTGCCGACGAGCTGCGCAGGACACGCGCCGAGCTTGCCCGAACCCAGCACGACGCCGGAATGCTGGCTGAACGTGAACGGCTCGCCCGGGAAATCCACGACACCTTGGCTCAAGGCTTCTCAAGCATTGTGCTGATGGGCAGGTCCGCGGAGAAAGCCTTGGAGAGCAGCGATGTGGAGACGGCGAGGGAGAGCTTGAAAATCGTTCAGGACACAGCATCGGCCAACCTTGCCGAAGCGCGGAGCTTTGTTCGCGGCTTGCGTTCACCGGATCTTGAGCAATCGGGACTCGTGGACACGCTCCGACGACTCTGTGAAAAAACGGAGACGGAAGCTGCTGCCCGGGGTTCCGCGTTGCGCTGCCGCTTCGAACTGGTGGGTGCGCCCGTAGAGCTGCCGAATACGTACCAGACCACCTTGCTCCGGGCGGCCCAGGCTTCCCTCGCGAACGTGTGGGCGCATGCCCACGCTCGGGCCGCCGTCGTGACGCTGTCCTTTCTGGGCGCGGAGGTGACGTTGGATGTTTTCGACGACGGCATAGGTTTCGAACCGTCGACGGCGGCAGGTACAGCGCGTGGCGACGGCACCGGCGTCGGGCTTCAGAGCTTGCGTGAGCGGCTTGCCGCGCTGGATGGCAGCCTGGAAATCGAGTCGGCTCCGGGCGAAGGGACAGTGGTTGCGGTCCGGATGCCGTTGCCGGTGGATGAAGGTGCTGTGTGA
- a CDS encoding putative ABC transporter, permease protein (identified by match to protein family HMM PF02687), translating into MFLAIRDIRFAKGRFALMGGVVALITLLLVMLSGLTAGLGNQSTSAIAALPAQQIVFGAPAGSEATASYTESEVSTAQLETWREQPGVTSAQALGISQTRFQSLGGGGTPSGTANAAVFGGSLAPSAVEDGTVIVGETLAKELSLEAGSLVRVGGTDLKVSNVVEDQWYSHTGVVWTTLDTWRTIAHAAPGTATVLAVKHDAGSTVDLDAANTAAGTVSTDPEGSFQALGSYKSENGSLMLMQAFLYGISALVIVAFLTVWTVQRTRDIAVLKALGAPSGYVVRDALAQAALVLLVGASVGGLVGLAGGIFAAQAAPFLITPMTTLAPIAGIILLGLAGAVLAVRNVTKVDPLLALGGN; encoded by the coding sequence ATGTTTCTCGCCATCCGCGACATCCGTTTTGCCAAGGGCCGTTTTGCGCTCATGGGCGGCGTCGTTGCACTGATCACTCTGCTGCTCGTCATGCTTTCCGGGCTGACTGCGGGCTTGGGCAACCAGTCGACGTCGGCCATTGCGGCGCTGCCCGCTCAACAGATTGTCTTTGGCGCCCCCGCCGGAAGTGAGGCCACGGCGTCGTACACAGAGTCCGAGGTTTCCACGGCACAGCTTGAGACCTGGCGGGAACAGCCGGGCGTGACTTCGGCGCAGGCACTCGGAATCAGCCAGACGCGCTTCCAGTCTTTGGGTGGGGGTGGCACTCCGAGCGGCACGGCGAATGCTGCAGTCTTTGGCGGCTCCTTGGCACCGTCTGCTGTGGAGGACGGAACCGTCATCGTGGGCGAAACTCTGGCCAAGGAGCTATCGCTGGAGGCCGGTAGCCTCGTCCGGGTTGGCGGGACGGACCTCAAGGTCTCGAACGTTGTGGAGGACCAGTGGTACTCCCACACCGGAGTGGTGTGGACGACACTCGACACCTGGCGGACCATCGCACACGCGGCACCCGGCACTGCCACTGTCCTCGCTGTAAAGCACGACGCCGGATCCACCGTTGACCTCGACGCAGCCAATACGGCGGCTGGCACGGTCAGCACCGATCCCGAGGGCTCTTTTCAGGCGCTGGGCTCGTACAAGAGTGAGAACGGATCACTCATGCTCATGCAGGCATTTCTTTACGGCATCTCAGCCTTGGTGATCGTCGCCTTCTTGACCGTCTGGACTGTGCAGCGCACACGTGACATCGCCGTGCTCAAAGCTTTGGGGGCACCGTCCGGCTACGTAGTGCGGGATGCCCTCGCCCAGGCGGCCCTGGTATTGCTGGTTGGCGCCTCAGTTGGCGGCCTTGTTGGTCTGGCGGGCGGTATCTTCGCGGCGCAGGCTGCACCTTTCCTGATCACGCCTATGACCACGCTGGCACCCATTGCAGGGATCATCCTCCTTGGCTTGGCTGGCGCGGTCCTGGCGGTCAGAAACGTGACCAAGGTGGATCCTCTGCTGGCCCTCGGCGGCAACTAA
- a CDS encoding putative ABC transporter, ATP-binding protein (identified by match to protein family HMM PF00005), with amino-acid sequence MTTLNLANVSLEYPDGGTTLKALDAVNLSVRRGEFLSLVGPSGSGKSSLLAVAATLVKPTAGLVVIDGQDVASLKEAERTALRRDKVGIIFQQPNLLPALTAVEQLLIREHLRGKRVHEERGKAAEMLDVVGLSGVAHKRPHQLSGGQRQRVNIARALMGSPTVLLVDEPTAALDHERSESIVRLLRQVTDEFQTATVMVTHDTEFLPLTDAVATMRDGRISRALVPSAQSN; translated from the coding sequence ATGACAACGCTGAACCTCGCCAACGTCTCCCTCGAATACCCCGACGGAGGCACTACGCTCAAGGCCCTCGATGCCGTCAACCTCAGCGTGCGCAGGGGTGAGTTTCTTTCATTGGTTGGTCCCTCCGGGTCCGGTAAGTCATCGCTGCTCGCCGTCGCCGCGACTCTGGTGAAACCCACTGCCGGGCTGGTCGTCATCGATGGGCAAGACGTCGCCTCGCTCAAGGAGGCCGAACGCACAGCCCTTCGCCGGGACAAGGTGGGCATCATCTTCCAGCAACCTAACCTGCTGCCGGCCCTGACCGCCGTCGAGCAGTTGCTGATTCGCGAGCATCTGCGGGGCAAGCGGGTGCACGAAGAGCGGGGGAAGGCGGCGGAGATGCTGGACGTCGTCGGACTTTCCGGCGTGGCGCACAAGAGGCCCCACCAGTTGTCCGGCGGCCAACGTCAGAGGGTGAACATTGCGAGGGCTCTCATGGGCAGCCCCACAGTTCTTCTGGTTGATGAACCCACAGCCGCGCTCGACCACGAACGGAGCGAGTCGATCGTCCGGCTTCTGCGTCAGGTAACCGATGAGTTCCAGACGGCCACCGTGATGGTCACGCACGACACCGAGTTCCTACCGCTCACCGATGCAGTCGCCACAATGCGGGACGGACGAATCAGCCGCGCCCTGGTCCCGTCCGCGCAATCCAACTAA
- a CDS encoding putative transcriptional regulator protein (identified by match to protein family HMM PF01638) → MDTKDLPANILDPNCPSRVIFQRIGDKWASLVIQVLGNGPVRFSELRKMVSVVTPKVLTQTLRALERDGLITRTVHAQVPPRVDYELTAMGESLLQPLTMLRHWAESHVPTILEARDAYDEAQDEALLGSP, encoded by the coding sequence ATGGATACCAAAGACTTGCCCGCCAACATCCTGGACCCCAATTGCCCGTCGCGCGTGATCTTTCAGCGCATCGGCGACAAGTGGGCTTCCTTGGTGATTCAGGTGCTGGGCAACGGGCCGGTGCGGTTCTCGGAGCTACGCAAAATGGTGAGCGTGGTGACTCCCAAGGTGCTGACGCAAACCCTGCGTGCCCTGGAGCGCGATGGGCTGATCACTCGGACCGTCCATGCCCAGGTGCCGCCGCGGGTGGACTATGAACTCACGGCGATGGGTGAGTCGTTGCTGCAGCCGCTGACCATGTTGCGCCACTGGGCCGAGAGTCACGTGCCCACCATCCTGGAAGCCCGCGACGCCTATGACGAAGCCCAGGACGAAGCTCTCCTCGGCTCCCCTTAG
- a CDS encoding putative dehydrogenase (identified by match to protein family HMM PF01266) has product MVDVAVVGAGPNGLSAAVVMARAGLSVHLYEAADAIGGGSRTSELIEPGYLYDVCSAVHPMAVASPFFRAFELSKRVDLRLPEIQHGTPLDIGGAALAYQSLDRTVQELGVDGPAYRRLLQPLLERVDGVVDFTSNQLLRIPKDPVAAVRFGLATLDQGTPLWMRRFREEAAPALLTGVMSHALGSQPSLSSTGAGLLLSVLAHAGGWVVPVGGSMSIAKAMADDLTAHGGTIHVGEQVNSLDQVRPAKAILLDVAPPTLARLGGSEVPDRYRRALEAFRFGNAACKVDFILSGPVPWRDPGLAKAGTVHVGGSRLAMAESENLVDMGKHPTEPYVLVSQPSLVDSSRAPEGRHVLWSYCHVPANSTVDMAEAVTARIERYAPGFRDVVVASKTTTAAELSAYNENYVGGDFSAGLLDLRGLVQRPVVSNVPWRTPMPGVYLCSSSTPPGPGVAGMPGYHAARYALKDIFKMRVPGLGVGL; this is encoded by the coding sequence ATGGTTGATGTCGCCGTCGTCGGCGCCGGCCCCAACGGCCTGTCCGCCGCAGTGGTTATGGCCCGCGCGGGCCTGAGTGTCCATCTGTACGAGGCAGCTGATGCGATCGGCGGAGGATCGCGGACCAGCGAGTTGATCGAGCCTGGATACCTTTACGACGTCTGTTCGGCAGTGCATCCCATGGCTGTGGCATCCCCCTTCTTCCGCGCTTTTGAGTTATCGAAGCGCGTGGATCTGCGGCTGCCGGAGATCCAGCACGGCACACCGTTGGACATCGGCGGGGCCGCCCTGGCCTACCAATCCCTGGATCGGACGGTGCAGGAACTAGGCGTCGACGGTCCGGCTTACCGACGGCTGCTTCAACCCTTGCTGGAGCGCGTGGACGGGGTGGTGGACTTTACCTCCAACCAACTCCTGCGCATTCCAAAGGATCCCGTGGCGGCAGTCAGGTTCGGGCTGGCCACGCTGGACCAGGGGACCCCGCTATGGATGCGCCGATTCCGCGAAGAAGCCGCCCCTGCGCTGCTGACGGGCGTGATGTCGCATGCACTCGGCTCGCAGCCGTCCCTCAGTTCAACGGGTGCCGGACTACTGCTCAGCGTCCTGGCGCACGCAGGCGGTTGGGTTGTGCCTGTTGGTGGTTCGATGTCCATTGCAAAGGCCATGGCTGACGACCTCACAGCGCACGGCGGCACTATCCACGTGGGCGAACAAGTGAATTCGCTGGATCAGGTCCGGCCCGCGAAAGCCATCTTGCTGGATGTTGCCCCGCCAACCCTGGCACGCCTGGGTGGCTCGGAAGTTCCCGACCGCTACCGCCGGGCTCTCGAAGCATTCCGCTTTGGGAATGCAGCGTGCAAAGTGGACTTCATCCTGTCCGGACCTGTTCCATGGCGTGATCCCGGATTGGCAAAGGCCGGGACGGTCCATGTTGGCGGTTCCAGGCTGGCGATGGCAGAGTCCGAGAACCTCGTGGACATGGGCAAACATCCAACCGAGCCTTATGTCCTGGTGTCCCAGCCATCGCTGGTGGATTCGAGCCGGGCGCCGGAAGGCCGCCACGTCCTGTGGTCCTATTGCCACGTACCTGCCAACTCCACCGTGGACATGGCGGAAGCTGTCACCGCACGCATTGAGCGGTACGCGCCAGGCTTCCGGGATGTTGTGGTGGCCTCAAAAACCACGACGGCGGCGGAACTGTCCGCGTACAACGAGAACTACGTTGGTGGCGACTTCAGTGCCGGCCTGCTGGACCTCCGCGGTCTGGTGCAACGGCCGGTAGTTTCCAACGTGCCTTGGCGGACTCCCATGCCGGGCGTCTACCTGTGTTCCTCGTCAACGCCGCCAGGACCCGGTGTCGCGGGAATGCCCGGGTACCACGCTGCAAGATATGCTCTCAAAGACATATTCAAGATGCGGGTACCCGGGCTGGGCGTTGGGCTTTAG
- a CDS encoding putative integral membrane protein, with product MVPSRSDALLRHFTELVGGPLGKHSSPGRIASGPFTVERVLIILTVFAALLAVLAKDFCRVRGWETPGQFYATCYSDFPELFRNRGLGEGIFPFFTQGSLFEYPVLIGIIAGVTALLVPGQGVGNERILGYFDVNATLIVAVWIVTVLLTARINRRRPWDAAMVAVAPGIILAGFINWDMWVVGLLALGMYFFSRDKLILAGVCIGLGAATKLYPVLILGAVLVLALRTVKLRVFFITAGAAIASWLAVNLPVAVMNPSGWRYFFEFSQDRPAGYSSPWFAYNLVADRVRWVQMDAATINTLALSLFVLACVLIGALALCAPRRPRLAQLMFLIVAAFILTNKVYSPQFVIWLIPLLALARPRWRDFLIWQAAEGLHWAAVWMYLGQTTSGGSVQHNIDMSYYVLAVGLHMVATAYLMVRVVIDIWDPAQDPLRAHGQDDPHGGPFDDARDWLRLDVFRPSRSVLPWRPRATVETTDPKAPQRTEVNSDG from the coding sequence GTGGTTCCAAGCCGCAGTGACGCCCTGCTTCGTCACTTCACGGAGCTCGTGGGCGGGCCCCTTGGCAAACATTCCTCGCCCGGAAGGATCGCATCCGGTCCGTTCACTGTGGAACGGGTCCTGATCATCCTCACAGTTTTCGCTGCGTTGCTCGCAGTGCTTGCAAAGGACTTCTGCCGGGTCCGTGGGTGGGAGACCCCCGGCCAGTTCTATGCAACCTGCTATTCCGACTTCCCGGAACTCTTCCGGAACCGCGGCTTGGGCGAGGGCATATTTCCCTTCTTCACCCAGGGCAGCCTGTTCGAGTACCCGGTTCTCATAGGCATCATCGCGGGGGTCACCGCTTTGCTGGTTCCCGGCCAAGGTGTAGGAAACGAACGCATCCTGGGCTACTTCGACGTCAACGCAACACTGATCGTTGCGGTATGGATCGTCACGGTCCTCCTGACCGCAAGGATTAACAGGCGCCGGCCGTGGGACGCCGCCATGGTGGCCGTAGCCCCCGGGATCATCCTGGCCGGATTCATCAACTGGGACATGTGGGTTGTGGGACTGCTGGCCCTGGGAATGTACTTCTTCTCCCGGGACAAGCTCATCCTGGCCGGCGTGTGCATCGGACTGGGTGCCGCCACCAAGCTTTACCCGGTTCTCATACTTGGTGCTGTGCTGGTATTGGCCCTGCGCACCGTCAAGCTGCGCGTTTTCTTCATCACGGCCGGTGCAGCCATTGCGTCCTGGCTGGCTGTGAACCTGCCCGTTGCAGTGATGAACCCCTCCGGCTGGCGATACTTCTTCGAATTCAGTCAGGACCGCCCTGCCGGGTACAGCTCACCCTGGTTCGCTTACAACCTTGTGGCAGACCGGGTTCGTTGGGTGCAGATGGACGCAGCCACCATCAATACCCTGGCCCTATCCCTGTTCGTCCTCGCATGCGTTCTGATTGGTGCTTTGGCCCTCTGCGCCCCACGGCGACCCCGACTGGCGCAACTGATGTTCCTGATAGTTGCCGCATTCATCCTGACCAACAAGGTGTACTCGCCCCAGTTCGTCATCTGGCTCATACCCCTCCTCGCCCTGGCCCGACCCCGCTGGCGGGACTTCCTCATCTGGCAAGCGGCCGAGGGGCTGCACTGGGCGGCCGTCTGGATGTATCTGGGCCAAACAACCAGTGGCGGTTCCGTCCAGCACAACATCGACATGTCCTACTACGTCCTGGCCGTAGGACTGCACATGGTCGCCACGGCGTATCTCATGGTGAGGGTGGTCATCGATATCTGGGATCCTGCCCAGGATCCACTCCGCGCCCACGGCCAGGACGACCCGCATGGGGGACCATTCGACGATGCCCGGGACTGGCTGCGGCTCGATGTGTTCCGCCCCTCCCGGTCAGTGCTGCCATGGCGGCCCCGGGCTACGGTAGAGACTACCGATCCCAAAGCACCGCAGCGTACGGAGGTAAACAGCGATGGTTGA
- a CDS encoding hypothetical protein (identified by Glimmer2; putative): protein MRKRPEDMRFFKSVNAPKDRTLFNGQLLDQRREDVYVVLHQMGLIR, encoded by the coding sequence ATGCGAAAACGCCCCGAAGACATGCGCTTCTTCAAGAGTGTCAATGCTCCCAAGGACCGCACCCTGTTCAACGGCCAGCTGCTCGACCAGCGCCGTGAAGACGTCTACGTTGTCCTGCACCAGATGGGACTCATCCGCTGA
- a CDS encoding phosphoglycerate mutase family protein (identified by match to protein family HMM PF00300), whose protein sequence is MNAATSPRPQLWILRHGETEWSKSGQYTGLTDLPLTVEGEQQAVEARKVLESIDFDLVLTSPLRRARRTAELAGYPEAVHEPLAVEWNYGDYEGISSDLIRKDNPDYLIWTDGVPNGETLDEVAARADKIIGRVLESGMDNVLVVAHGHFSRILTARWLEMDAREGRHFILGTAKVCTLGWDKRTPAIVRWGL, encoded by the coding sequence ATGAACGCTGCGACTTCACCGCGTCCGCAACTCTGGATCCTTCGCCACGGCGAGACCGAGTGGTCCAAGAGCGGTCAGTACACCGGCCTGACCGACCTCCCCCTCACTGTTGAGGGCGAGCAGCAGGCTGTTGAAGCCCGCAAGGTCCTGGAAAGCATCGACTTCGACCTGGTCCTGACCTCACCCCTGCGGCGCGCCCGCCGCACGGCAGAACTCGCAGGCTACCCTGAGGCCGTCCATGAGCCACTGGCTGTGGAATGGAACTACGGGGATTACGAAGGCATCAGCTCGGACCTGATTCGCAAAGACAACCCGGACTACCTCATCTGGACAGATGGCGTACCCAACGGGGAGACCTTGGATGAGGTTGCGGCCCGGGCCGACAAGATCATTGGACGCGTTCTGGAATCCGGAATGGACAATGTCCTGGTAGTGGCCCACGGTCATTTCTCCCGAATCCTGACAGCGCGGTGGCTGGAAATGGATGCACGCGAAGGCCGGCACTTCATTCTGGGAACTGCGAAGGTCTGCACCCTTGGTTGGGATAAGCGGACGCCGGCAATTGTGCGTTGGGGACTCTAA
- a CDS encoding putative RNA nucleotidyltransferase (identified by match to protein family HMM PF01743; match to protein family HMM PF01966; match to protein family HMM TIGR00277; match to protein family HMM TIGR02692), translated as MAHVLDSSSVNFTIDPVVLDLGQRFVDAGFELSLVGGPVRDLFLGRTSPDLDFTTDATPDQTISVIKKWADNFWEIGRAFGTIGMKKSGFQIEITTYRAEAYDPDSRKPVVAFGSSLTDDLLRRDFTINAMALRLPSLELVDPFGGVRDLHASELATPGAPEASFSDDPLRMMRAARFASQLGVSVHDDVRLAMSQMADRIKIISAERVREELVKLINGTHPRVGIDLLVDTGLAEFVLPEVSALRLEADEHHRHKDVYQHSLQVLEQAAALETGPDGPVPGPDFVLRFAALMHDVGKPATRRFEPGGAVSFRHHDVVGAKLTAKRMKALRFDNDSIKAVSRLVELHMRFYGYGDAGWSDSAVRRYVTDAGPLLERLHRLTRSDVTTRNQRKADRLSFAYDDLEQRISALMEQESLAAVRPDLDGAQIMRLLGLKPGPVVGRAYKFLLEERMEHGPLSPEEAEQKLFAWWEAQPESAVEPLTETEEPS; from the coding sequence ATGGCGCACGTATTGGACAGCTCTTCTGTTAACTTCACCATCGATCCGGTGGTGCTCGACCTCGGGCAGCGCTTTGTCGACGCCGGCTTCGAGCTGTCCTTGGTGGGTGGACCCGTGCGCGACCTTTTCCTGGGCAGAACCTCCCCGGACCTCGACTTCACCACCGACGCCACGCCGGACCAGACCATTTCCGTCATCAAGAAGTGGGCGGACAATTTCTGGGAAATCGGCCGCGCTTTCGGCACTATCGGGATGAAGAAGAGCGGTTTCCAGATTGAAATCACCACGTACCGCGCGGAGGCTTACGACCCCGATTCGCGCAAGCCCGTGGTGGCTTTCGGCAGCTCCCTGACCGACGACCTTCTCCGCCGCGACTTCACCATCAACGCCATGGCGCTGCGCCTGCCGAGCCTGGAACTGGTGGATCCCTTCGGCGGTGTTCGCGACCTTCACGCGTCAGAGCTCGCCACACCAGGCGCCCCGGAGGCCTCTTTCTCCGACGATCCCCTGCGCATGATGCGTGCGGCCCGTTTCGCATCGCAGCTCGGCGTGTCGGTTCACGACGACGTCCGGCTGGCCATGTCCCAAATGGCAGACCGCATCAAAATCATTTCGGCCGAGCGCGTCCGTGAAGAGCTGGTCAAGCTTATTAACGGAACCCACCCCCGCGTGGGCATCGACCTCCTGGTGGACACGGGCCTTGCTGAGTTCGTGCTCCCCGAGGTCTCCGCCCTGCGCCTGGAAGCCGACGAGCACCACCGGCACAAAGACGTTTACCAGCACTCCCTTCAGGTCCTTGAGCAGGCCGCTGCACTGGAAACAGGACCTGACGGCCCTGTGCCCGGCCCCGATTTTGTGTTGCGGTTCGCAGCGCTAATGCACGACGTCGGCAAACCGGCTACGCGTCGTTTTGAACCGGGCGGCGCGGTGAGCTTCCGCCACCACGACGTTGTGGGTGCGAAGCTGACCGCCAAGCGCATGAAAGCACTGCGGTTCGACAACGACTCAATCAAAGCCGTTTCACGCCTGGTGGAATTGCACATGCGCTTCTACGGCTACGGCGATGCCGGCTGGAGCGACTCCGCGGTCCGCCGCTACGTCACCGACGCCGGTCCCCTCCTGGAACGCCTTCACCGGCTCACCCGATCCGACGTCACTACGCGTAACCAGCGCAAGGCCGACCGCCTGTCCTTCGCCTACGATGACCTTGAGCAACGTATCTCGGCGCTTATGGAACAGGAATCACTGGCGGCTGTCCGGCCTGATTTGGATGGCGCTCAGATCATGAGGCTCCTGGGACTCAAACCGGGTCCCGTGGTGGGACGGGCTTACAAGTTCCTTCTGGAAGAGAGAATGGAACACGGTCCGCTGTCCCCCGAGGAAGCCGAGCAGAAACTCTTCGCATGGTGGGAAGCGCAACCCGAGTCCGCCGTCGAGCCTTTGACCGAAACTGAGGAGCCCTCATGA
- a CDS encoding MutT/nudix family protein (identified by match to protein family HMM PF00293) translates to MSAEHLLQYILWPCPGHHSGARVVRVDLMANPIPSAPGRRTNAPLPSAIGAHVAPAQQHPVQASLPTVEEVSAGGVVVDTSDGELRVAIIARLNRGGRLEWCLPKGHPEGRENNEEAAVREIAEETGIEGNILAPLGSIDYWFTVSGHRVHKTVHHFLLRATGGELTIENDPDQEAVDAAWVPIQELARKLSFPNERRIADLAREVLPEHL, encoded by the coding sequence GTGTCCGCGGAGCATCTCCTGCAGTACATCTTGTGGCCATGTCCCGGTCATCACTCCGGGGCAAGAGTCGTTAGAGTGGACCTCATGGCCAACCCGATCCCGAGCGCTCCTGGCAGGAGGACAAACGCACCGTTGCCGTCGGCAATCGGCGCGCACGTCGCGCCTGCCCAGCAGCACCCGGTGCAGGCCTCGCTTCCCACTGTTGAGGAAGTGTCAGCCGGTGGCGTGGTAGTAGACACGTCCGACGGCGAACTCCGGGTTGCGATTATCGCCCGCCTCAATAGGGGTGGCCGGCTTGAGTGGTGCCTCCCGAAGGGCCACCCGGAAGGCCGCGAGAACAACGAGGAAGCTGCTGTTCGTGAGATTGCCGAGGAAACCGGCATCGAGGGCAACATTCTGGCGCCCCTTGGCAGCATCGACTACTGGTTCACCGTGAGCGGCCACCGCGTCCACAAGACCGTGCACCATTTCCTGCTCCGGGCAACGGGCGGCGAGCTCACCATCGAGAACGATCCGGACCAGGAAGCCGTGGACGCCGCGTGGGTTCCCATCCAGGAACTGGCCCGAAAATTGTCCTTCCCGAATGAACGCCGCATCGCCGATTTGGCACGGGAAGTGCTTCCCGAACATCTCTGA